Proteins from one Capricornis sumatraensis isolate serow.1 chromosome 2, serow.2, whole genome shotgun sequence genomic window:
- the LOC138072581 gene encoding small ribosomal subunit protein uS15-like: MGRMHAPGKGLCQLALPYHLSVPTWLKLTSDNVKEQIYKLAKKGLTPSQIGVILRDSPGIAQVRFVTGNKILRILKSKGLASDLPEDLYHLIKKAAAVRKHLERNRKDKDAKFLLILNESRIHQLARYYKTKRVLPPKWKYESSTASALVA, translated from the coding sequence ATGGGTCGCATGCACGCTCCCGGGAAGGGCCTGTGCCAGTTGGCTCTGCCCTACCATCTCAGCGTCCCTACCTGGCTGAAGCTCACTTCTGACAATGTGAAGGAACAGATATACAAACTGGCCAAGAAGGGCCTGACTCCCTCACAGATCGGTGTGATCCTGAGAGACTCTCCTGGTATTGCACAAGTACGTTTTGTGACAGGCAACAAAATCTTGAGAATTCTTAAGTCCAAAGGACTTGCTTCTGATCTCCCTGAGGATCTCTATCATTTAATTaagaaagctgctgctgttcGAAAGCATCTTGAGAGGAACCGAAAGGATAAAGATGCTAAATTCCTTCTGATTCTGAATGAGAGCCGTATTCACCAGTTGGCTCGATACTACAAGACCAAACGAGTCCTACCCCCCAAGTGGAAATACGAGTCATCCACAGCCTCTGCCCTGGTTGCATAA